The genomic segment CGGAATTGGGCTTCGGCAAGCTTTTAACCGATCACATGTTTTTAATGGATTATCAACAGGGAGAAGGTTGGAAAAATCCACGGATCGAGCCTTACCATCCTCTTGCCTTAGACCCGGCAGCATTGGTTTTACATTACGGGCAGGAAGTTTTTGAAGGCCTGAAAGCCTATCGCTGGCCCCAAGGAGAGATTTATCTTTTTCGTCCGCGGATGAATTATGAAAGGATGAATCGTTCGGCCAGGCGACTCTGCATGCCAGAGCTGGAGGTAGAATTTGCCCTGGAGGCGACTCGGCAGCTCATTCGCCTGGAAAAAGAATGGGTTCCTTCTGCGCCGGGGACCTCCCTTTATATCCGCCCCAACATGATTGCTGTCGAAGCAGCTCTGGGGGTTCAGCTCTCCAAGAAATATCTTTTTTATATCATCCTGGGGCCGGTGGGTACGTATTACCCCCAGGGATTTAATCCGGTGGATATTTATGTTGGCGAAAAATACATCCGGGCCGCCCGCGGGGGATTGGGAGAAGCTAAAACGTTGGCCAACTATGCTGCCAGCTTATTGGCCGCAGAGGAAGCCCATGAACTGGGATATACCCAGGTGCTCTGGCTGGACGCCATTGAGCGCAAAT from the Deltaproteobacteria bacterium genome contains:
- a CDS encoding branched-chain amino acid aminotransferase, which produces MAEIPITKASPEQLKKKPAPNAELGFGKLLTDHMFLMDYQQGEGWKNPRIEPYHPLALDPAALVLHYGQEVFEGLKAYRWPQGEIYLFRPRMNYERMNRSARRLCMPELEVEFALEATRQLIRLEKEWVPSAPGTSLYIRPNMIAVEAALGVQLSKKYLFYIILGPVGTYYPQGFNPVDIYVGEKYIRAARGGLGEAKTLANYAASLLAAEEAHELGYTQVLWLDAIERKYAEEVGTSNIFFYLGDELITPSLDGTILPGVTRDSVLHIARNWELKVSERKISLDEVIFAMESGTLQEIFAAGTAAVISPVGKLAYRGKTYLVNGGKVGPLAKKLYDFILGIQYGKIKDPYGWMDRVA